A window from Tissierellales bacterium encodes these proteins:
- a CDS encoding YybS family protein: protein MGFNNDNNNNNKNKRTKAFTESVLIATIMTIYILLGLSFIPIIAILYPIPFVVLGIKNGIKHNILSILASSIVVGILTDPYTGAFILLIFGPLSIVLTYLIKKKRSSQHILVITTIVSLISYLIAIQLLGKVLGIDFVNQMDETFRQVMKMQIDTMKGMGLSKYELYKTEGLLKDAFDYMILILPSMFILFSMFTAYLNFLISSSVLKRLGYKEVNIPKISYFRLPGSAILGTIAMFLGSWLLKKFGIFYHETIFINVTMFVAFIFFLQGLAVILYLLNRTKLSRVLKTIIMVVIVILIPLGGFISLLGLLDVIFNFRRI, encoded by the coding sequence TTGGGTTTTAATAACGATAATAACAATAATAATAAAAACAAAAGAACAAAAGCTTTTACTGAATCAGTTTTAATTGCTACTATAATGACTATATATATATTACTAGGATTATCTTTTATTCCTATAATAGCTATACTATATCCTATTCCTTTTGTAGTATTAGGAATTAAAAATGGAATTAAGCACAATATATTAAGTATATTAGCCTCTAGCATAGTTGTAGGAATATTAACAGACCCATATACCGGCGCTTTTATTTTATTAATTTTTGGACCTTTAAGTATAGTATTAACTTATTTAATAAAGAAGAAAAGATCATCTCAACATATTTTAGTAATAACTACTATTGTTTCATTAATATCTTACTTAATTGCTATACAATTATTAGGTAAAGTATTAGGTATAGATTTTGTAAATCAAATGGATGAAACTTTTAGGCAAGTTATGAAAATGCAAATAGATACTATGAAAGGCATGGGTTTATCAAAATATGAGTTGTATAAAACAGAGGGATTACTTAAAGATGCATTTGATTATATGATTCTTATATTGCCTTCAATGTTTATATTATTTTCTATGTTTACAGCATATTTAAATTTTTTAATATCATCATCTGTATTAAAAAGACTAGGTTATAAAGAAGTTAATATACCCAAAATTTCATATTTTAGACTGCCAGGTAGTGCAATATTAGGTACAATTGCTATGTTTTTAGGTTCCTGGTTATTAAAGAAGTTTGGGATTTTTTATCATGAGACTATTTTTATAAATGTAACAATGTTTGTGGCCTTTATATTTTTCTTACAAGGGCTAGCGGTCATTCTATATTTATTAAATAGAACAAAACTGTCTAGAGTACTAAAAACCATAATAATGGTGGTTATTGTTATACTTATTCCTTTAGGAGGCTTTATATCACTTTTAGGATTATTGGATGTAATATTCAATTTTAGAAGGATTTAG
- the rplI gene encoding 50S ribosomal protein L9, which produces MKVILLKDVKGLGKEGNLVTVKDGYARNFLFPREMATEATKGNIKEWKLRQKAEEKRAEVEYEEALKLKEKLDKIEIQFKKKAGEEGRLFGSITSQDISDALKEKHNINIDKRKIDMKDNIKTLGTTIVEIKVYPNVVSSIKVDVDQE; this is translated from the coding sequence ATGAAAGTAATACTATTAAAAGATGTAAAAGGTTTAGGTAAAGAAGGAAATTTAGTTACTGTAAAGGATGGCTATGCAAGAAATTTCTTATTTCCAAGAGAGATGGCTACTGAAGCAACAAAGGGAAATATAAAAGAATGGAAACTAAGACAAAAAGCGGAGGAGAAAAGGGCAGAAGTTGAATACGAAGAGGCTTTAAAATTAAAGGAAAAGCTAGATAAAATAGAAATTCAATTTAAAAAGAAGGCGGGAGAAGAAGGTAGATTATTTGGTTCAATTACTTCTCAAGATATATCTGACGCTTTAAAAGAAAAGCATAATATAAACATAGATAAAAGAAAAATAGATATGAAGGATAATATTAAAACTCTTGGTACAACTATTGTAGAAATAAAGGTTTATCCAAATGTAGTTTCTAGTATAAAAGTTGATGTTGACCAAGAATAG
- a CDS encoding DnaB-like helicase N-terminal domain-containing protein — protein MVKIEAQVLGNVSPHSLEAEQSVLGAMIIDKTAINTAIEILKPEDFYREANREIFETIINLFNKNEPVDLITLPEELKNRGTLENVGGLTYLANLSSGVSTTANTKYYCEIVEEKSILRRLIKTCDDIVGKSYESSEEVGSIIEQAEKGIFDITQGRDREGFVPIKDALLESFSKMEEMATKGGGITGLTTGFIDLDNKLSGLQKSDLVLLAARPSMGKTALGINIALNSALKEDAKVAVFSLEMSKEQLVQRMLSSFAHVELQNIING, from the coding sequence GTGGTTAAAATCGAAGCACAAGTATTAGGTAATGTTTCTCCACATAGTTTAGAAGCGGAACAATCAGTTTTAGGGGCAATGATAATAGACAAGACTGCAATTAATACGGCTATTGAAATATTAAAACCAGAAGATTTTTATAGAGAAGCTAATAGAGAAATATTTGAAACTATAATTAATTTATTCAATAAAAATGAGCCAGTAGACTTGATCACCTTACCAGAAGAACTAAAAAATAGGGGAACCTTAGAAAATGTTGGTGGATTAACATATTTAGCGAATCTTTCTAGTGGTGTATCTACTACTGCTAATACAAAATATTATTGTGAAATAGTTGAAGAAAAATCTATACTTAGACGTTTAATTAAAACTTGTGATGATATTGTAGGAAAAAGCTATGAAAGTAGTGAAGAAGTAGGTAGTATAATTGAACAAGCGGAAAAGGGAATATTTGATATAACTCAAGGTAGAGATAGGGAAGGCTTTGTACCTATAAAAGATGCACTTTTAGAAAGTTTTTCAAAGATGGAGGAAATGGCAACCAAAGGTGGAGGTATAACTGGACTAACTACAGGGTTTATAGATTTAGATAATAAGCTTTCAGGACTGCAAAAATCTGATTTAGTGTTATTAGCTGCGAGACCTTCCATGGGTAAAACTGCATTAGGTATTAATATTGCTTTGAATAGTGCCTTAAAAGAGGATGCAAAGGTAGCTGTATTTAGTTTAGAAATGTCTAAAGAACAGCTAGTACAAAGGATGCTTAGTTCTTTTGCTCATGTAGAACTTCAAAATATAATCAATGGAAA
- a CDS encoding DHH family phosphoesterase: MQDRGFSKPPNKTRYLWIIGILVIILAIYEPVLSFIGGILLAYLIYDNWKYSHIQEEEWSKFIESYTEEFDSATKHAVFNMPFPLTIMEIDGTVSWYNTKFLNIVEKKDILNKNIKNLIPGFNLEEVLKKEKGSFLEINFKKKEYKVFFNIVEVNKTARDAKKIIMLYWIDNTSFSYLKERYSDEKLVVCLAYIDNYDEVKSSTDDVNRPIVLAEIDKKLNSYANEVCGFTRKYENDKYLIIFENKYLRQIETRRFDILDDIREINLGNKIPITLSIGVGTNGKNPIESYNYAKAAIDIALGRGGDQAVVKKIDKLDFYGGKTKAVEKRNKVRARVISYALRQLIDQSENVFVMGHKQADMDSFGASIGVMKAIEIRGKKGYMILEGVNPSIINIYDKMKKEQPEYLDRIITPDEALEKVEKNSLLVVVDNHRPNYTAAPKLLDKIEKVVLIDHHRRGVDFIKDPVLLYLESYASSTCELVTEILFYMTDKLELTNFEADALLAGITVDTKNFTFQTGVRTFEAASILKRAGADTTSVRQLFRDDFKTFIKKAEVIKDTSIIFNNIAIAKLNSVSEDSTLIAAQSANELLTISGIEASFVLAKINGRIHISGRSLGDISVQIILEKLGGGGHLTSAGVQLEESIENAEKLLINAIDEYLREGEKK; this comes from the coding sequence ATGCAAGATAGAGGTTTTTCAAAACCCCCAAATAAAACTAGATATTTATGGATAATAGGTATTCTTGTAATTATATTGGCAATATATGAACCAGTATTATCATTTATTGGCGGAATTTTATTGGCATATTTAATATATGATAACTGGAAATACTCCCATATACAAGAAGAAGAGTGGAGTAAATTTATTGAAAGTTATACTGAAGAATTTGATTCTGCTACAAAACATGCTGTATTTAATATGCCTTTTCCACTTACTATAATGGAAATAGATGGAACTGTGAGTTGGTATAATACAAAATTTTTAAATATAGTAGAAAAGAAAGATATATTAAATAAAAATATAAAAAATTTAATACCAGGTTTTAATTTAGAAGAAGTATTAAAAAAGGAAAAAGGTAGTTTTCTAGAAATTAATTTTAAGAAGAAGGAATATAAAGTATTTTTTAATATAGTAGAAGTAAATAAAACAGCTAGGGATGCAAAAAAAATCATTATGCTTTATTGGATAGATAATACAAGTTTCAGTTATCTTAAGGAAAGGTATAGTGATGAGAAATTAGTAGTATGTTTAGCTTATATAGACAATTATGATGAAGTTAAAAGTTCTACAGATGATGTAAATAGACCTATAGTATTGGCTGAAATAGATAAAAAACTTAATTCATATGCTAATGAAGTTTGTGGGTTTACAAGAAAGTATGAGAATGATAAATATTTGATTATATTTGAAAATAAATATTTAAGACAAATAGAAACAAGAAGATTTGATATTTTAGATGATATAAGAGAAATAAATTTAGGAAATAAAATTCCTATTACTTTAAGTATTGGAGTAGGAACTAATGGAAAGAATCCTATTGAAAGCTATAATTATGCAAAGGCAGCCATTGATATAGCCCTTGGTCGAGGTGGAGATCAAGCAGTAGTAAAGAAGATTGATAAATTAGATTTTTATGGTGGGAAGACTAAGGCTGTTGAAAAAAGAAATAAAGTTAGGGCTAGGGTAATATCTTATGCTCTAAGACAACTTATCGACCAATCGGAAAATGTATTTGTAATGGGACATAAACAGGCTGATATGGATTCTTTTGGTGCTTCTATTGGTGTTATGAAAGCTATAGAAATTAGGGGAAAAAAAGGTTATATGATTCTCGAGGGAGTTAACCCTTCTATAATTAATATATATGATAAAATGAAAAAAGAACAACCAGAATATCTAGACCGAATTATTACGCCAGATGAAGCTTTAGAAAAGGTAGAGAAAAATTCCTTATTAGTAGTAGTGGATAACCATAGGCCTAATTATACAGCAGCTCCTAAACTTCTGGATAAGATAGAAAAAGTAGTACTTATTGATCATCATAGAAGAGGAGTGGACTTTATAAAAGATCCTGTACTTTTATATTTAGAGTCCTATGCTTCCTCTACTTGCGAACTGGTAACAGAAATTCTATTTTATATGACAGATAAGTTAGAATTGACAAACTTTGAAGCAGATGCTTTACTTGCTGGAATAACCGTAGATACTAAAAACTTTACATTTCAAACGGGAGTGAGAACTTTTGAAGCCGCATCAATATTGAAAAGAGCTGGTGCAGATACTACTTCTGTAAGACAATTATTTAGGGATGATTTTAAGACCTTCATAAAAAAAGCAGAAGTTATTAAAGATACTTCTATAATATTTAATAATATAGCTATTGCAAAATTAAATTCGGTTTCTGAAGATTCAACACTTATAGCTGCCCAATCAGCCAATGAATTATTAACAATAAGTGGAATAGAAGCTTCTTTTGTATTAGCTAAAATTAATGGAAGAATTCACATAAGTGGAAGATCTTTAGGGGATATTAGTGTACAAATAATTTTAGAAAAATTAGGTGGCGGAGGTCATTTAACTAGTGCTGGAGTTCAATTGGAAGAAAGTATAGAAAATGCAGAAAAGTTATTAATTAATGCTATAGATGAATATTTAAGGGAAGGTGAGAAAAAATGA